From Triticum urartu cultivar G1812 chromosome 2, Tu2.1, whole genome shotgun sequence, a single genomic window includes:
- the LOC125535656 gene encoding probable potassium transporter 9: MEPGKRETWRTTMLLAYQSLGVVYGDLSISPLYVYKSTFADDITHTDSNDEILGVLSFVFWTLTLIPLLKYVSIVLRADDNGEGGTFALYSLICRHANVSLLPNRQLADEELSTYSLERPPEEVAHGSRVRRWLEAHRSLKTALLVMVMIGTCMVIGDGVLTPVISVFSAVSGLELSLSKHQHEYAVTPITCAIIVFLFALQHYGTHRVGFLFAPIILAWLICMSALGVYNIIYWNPQVYMALNPVYMFKFLKKTKKSGWMSLGGILLCMTGSEAMFADLGHFSYSAIQLAFTSLVYPALILGYMGQAAYLTKHHDFDSSYQIGYYISVPEAVRWPVLVLAIMASVVGSQAIISGTFSIINQSQALSCFPRVKVVHTSAKVHGQIYIPEINWMLMVLCIAVTVGFRDTKHMGNASGLAVITVMLVTTCLTSLVMMLCWHRPPVLALAFFVFFGSIEALYFSASLTKFLDGAWVPLLLALILVAVMFVWHHTTVKKYEFDLHNKVTMEWLLALCDRLGMVRVPGIGLVYTDLTSGVPANFSRFVTNLPAFHRVLVFVCVKSVPVPRVLPAERYLVGRVGPPGHRSYRCIVRYGYRDVHQDVDSFETELVESLASFIRLDALFRCSDARSDADYERENAFTVIGSNPLRRRISYDDTHDSASSVEIRVESPTGSNGTNTMELTAMPAAAPRVVKRVRFLVDPGSPDVEDKQMLEELHELCEAREAGTAFIMGHSHVKAKPGSSLLRRLAIGYGYNFLRRNCRGPDVVLRVPPASLLEVGMVYVL, encoded by the exons ATGGAGCCCGGAAAG CGGGAGACATGGCGGACGACGATGCTGCTGGCGTACCAGAGCCTGGGGGTGGTGTACGGGGACCTGAGCATCTCCCCGCTCTACGTCTACAAGAGCACCTTCGCCGACGACATCACCCACACCGACTCCAACGACGAGATCCTCGGCGTCCTCTCCTTCGTCTTCTGGACGCTCACTCTCATCCCGCTCCTCAAGTACGTCTCCATCGTGCTCCGAGCCGACGACAACGGCGAGGGCGGCACCTTCGCGCTCTACTCCCTCATCTGCAGGCACGCCAACGTCAGCCTGCTCCCCAACCGCCAGCTCGCCGACGAGGAGCTCTCCACCTACAGCCTCGAGCGCCCGCCGGAGGAGGTCGCCCACGGCTCCCGCGTCAGGCGATGGCTCGAGGCGCACCGCAGCCTCAAGACCGCCCTGCTCGTCATGGTCATGATCGGGACCTGCATGGTCATCGGCGACGGCGTCCTCACCCCCGTCATCTCCG TGTTCTCGGCTGTTTCTGGGCTTGAGCTCTCCTTGTCCAAGCATCAGCATGAAT ATGCCGTCACTCCGATTACTTGTGCCATAATAGTGTTCCTGTTTGCGCTCCAGCATTACGGCACCCACCGCGTCGGGTTTCTCTTCGCTCCCATAATTCTAGCCTGGCTGATCTGCATGAGTGCGCTTGGCGTGTACAATATCATCTACTGGAACCCTCAGGTTTACATGGCACTCAATCCCGTATACATGTTCAAATTCttgaagaagaccaagaagtcTGGTTGGATGTCCCTGGGAGGGATTCTGCTCTGCATGACAG GATCTGAAGCAATGTTTGCAGATCTTGGCCACTTCTCCTACAGTGCAATCCAG CTTGCTTTCACTTCTTTGGTGTACCCTGCACTGATCCTAGGATACATGGGTCAAGCTGCCTATTTAACCAAACACCATGACTTCGACTCAAGCTACCAAATTGGATACTACATCTCAGTTCCAG AGGCTGTGAGATGGCCAGTGCTGGTGCTGGCGATCATGGCGTCGGTGGTCGGAAGCCAAGCGATCATCAGCGGCACCTTCTCCATCATCAACCAGAGTCAGGCCCTGAGCTGCTTCCCGCGGGTGAAGGTCGTGCACACATCGGCGAAGGTCCATGGCCAGATCTACATCCCGGAGATCAACTGGATGCTCATGGTGCTCTGCATCGCGGTCACCGTCGGGTTCCGCGACACCAAGCACATGGGGAACGCGTCGGGGCTGGCGGTGATCACGGTGATGCTGGTCACCACGTGCCTCACGTCGCTGGTCATGATGCTGTGCTGGCACCGGCCGCCGGTGCTGGCGCTGgccttcttcgtcttcttcgGATCCATCGAGGCGCTCTACTTCTCGGCATCACTCACCAAGTTCCTTGACGGCGCGTGGGTGCCGCTCCTCCTCGCGCTCATCCTCGTCGCCGTCATGTTCGTGTGGCACCACACCACCGTCAAGAAGTACGAGTTCGACCTCCACAACAAGGTCACCATGGAGTGGCTCCTCGCGCTCTGCGACAGGCTCGGCATGGTCCGCGTCCCCGGCATCGGCCTCGTCTACACCGACCTCACCTCCGGCGTGCCCGCCAACTTCTCCCGCTTCGTCACCAACCTCCCGGCCTTCCACCGCGTGCTCGTCTTCGTCTGCGTCAAGTCCGTGCCCGTGCCGCGCGTGCTCCCCGCCGAGCGCTACCTCGTCGGCCGCGTCGGCCCGCCGGGCCACCGCTCGTACCGCTGCATCGTGCGCTACGGGTACCGGGACGTGCACCAGGACGTGGACTCGTTCGAGACGGAGCTCGTCGAGAGCCTCGCGTCCTTCATCCGGCTCGACGCGCTCTTCCGGTGCAGCGACGCCCGCAGCGACGCCGACTACGAGCGCGAGAACGCCTTCACCGTCATCGGCAGCAACCCGCTCCGGCGCCGCATCAGCTACGACGACACCCACGACAGCGCGTCGTCCGTGGAGATACGCGTGGAGAGCCCGACGGGCAGCAACGGGACGAACACCATGGAGCTCACGGCcatgccggcggcggcgccgcggGTGGTGAAGAGGGTGAGGTTCCTTGTGGACCCCGGGAGCCCCGACGTGGAGGACAAGCAGATGCTGGAGGAGCTCCACGAGCTGTGCGAGGCGAGGGAGGCCGGCACGGCCTTCATCATGGGCCACTCCCACGTGAAGGCCAAGCCCGGGTCGTCGCTGCTCAGGAGGCTGGCCATCGGGTACGGCTACAACTTCCTGCGCCGGAACTGCCGCGGCCCGGACGTCGTGCTGCGCGTGCCGCCGGCGTCGCTGCTTGAGGTCGGCATGGTCTACGTGCTGTGA